A genomic region of Pseudorca crassidens isolate mPseCra1 chromosome 10, mPseCra1.hap1, whole genome shotgun sequence contains the following coding sequences:
- the LOC137232676 gene encoding histone-lysine N-methyltransferase SETMAR isoform X2 — translation MATSEEEPEALTEQLDVARRLENLPYTPDHVAGPGGDTDPTLITFPGCVCLRTPCLPGTCSCLRREKNYDDNLCLRHIGSEAKCAEPVFECNVLCQCSDHCRNRVVQRGLQFHLQVFKTDRKGWGLRTLDFIPKGRFVCEYAGEVLGFPEVQRRIQLQTIHDSNYIIAVREHVYNGQVMETFIDPTSIGNIGRFLNHSCEPNLLMIPVRVNSMVPKLALFAAKDIVPEEELSYDYSGRFLNLLDSEDKERLDNGKLRKPCYCGAESCAAFLPYDSSLYCPSEKPNTSEEGKVEQKRVWPRSGRE, via the exons ATGGCGACCTCTGAGGAGGAGCCTGAGGCCTTGACGGAGCAGCTGGACGTCGCGCGCCGCCTGGAAAATTTGCCT TATACTCCTGATCATGTAGCCGGGCCTGGAGGAGACACTGATCCCACTCTGATAACCTTTCCCGGATGCGTTTGTCTCAGAACTCCCTGCCTCCCTGGAACTTGCTCCTGTCTCCGTCGTGAGAAGAACTATGATGATAATTTATGCCTCAGACACATAGGATCAGAAGCAAAGTGCGCTGAGCCAGTTTTTGAATGCAATGTCCTGTGTCAGTGCAGCGACCACTGCAGGAACAGAGTGGTCCAGCGGGGTCTGCAGTTCCACCTCCAGGTGTTCAAGACAGATCGCAAAGGCTGGGGACTTCGTACCTTGGACTTTATACCAAAAGGACGGTTTGTCTGTGAATATGCTGGCGAGGTTTTAGGATTCCCAGAAGTACAGAGAAGAATTCAGTTACAAACAATACACGATTCGAATTACATTATAGCCGTCAGGGAGCATGTTTATAATGGGCAGGTAATGGAAACGTTCATTGATCCTACCTCTATAGGAAATATTGGAAGATTCCTTAACCATTCTTGTGAGCCAAACCTATTGATGATTCCTGTCCGAGTCAACTCGATGGTACCAAAGTTGGCACTTTTTGCAGCCAAAGACATTGTGCCAGAAGAAGAACTCTCTTATGACTATTCAGGAAGATTTCTTAATCTGCTGGATAGTGAAGACAAAGAAAGGTTGGATAatgggaaattaaggaaaccttGTTATTGTGGTGCTGAATCATGTGCTGCGTTCTTGCCTTATGACAGCTCACTGTACTGCCCCTCAGAAAAGCCAAACACGAGTGAGGAAGGAAAAGTAGAGCAGAAGCGTGTCTGGCCTCGCAGTGGACGAGAATGA
- the LOC137232676 gene encoding histone-lysine N-methyltransferase SETMAR isoform X1: MATSEEEPEALTEQLDVARRLENLPVSAWPPGTEPEPFQYTPDHVAGPGGDTDPTLITFPGCVCLRTPCLPGTCSCLRREKNYDDNLCLRHIGSEAKCAEPVFECNVLCQCSDHCRNRVVQRGLQFHLQVFKTDRKGWGLRTLDFIPKGRFVCEYAGEVLGFPEVQRRIQLQTIHDSNYIIAVREHVYNGQVMETFIDPTSIGNIGRFLNHSCEPNLLMIPVRVNSMVPKLALFAAKDIVPEEELSYDYSGRFLNLLDSEDKERLDNGKLRKPCYCGAESCAAFLPYDSSLYCPSEKPNTSEEGKVEQKRVWPRSGRE; encoded by the exons ATGGCGACCTCTGAGGAGGAGCCTGAGGCCTTGACGGAGCAGCTGGACGTCGCGCGCCGCCTGGAAAATTTGCCTGTGAGCGCGTGGCCCCCAGGGACAGAGCCAGAGCCCTTTCAG TATACTCCTGATCATGTAGCCGGGCCTGGAGGAGACACTGATCCCACTCTGATAACCTTTCCCGGATGCGTTTGTCTCAGAACTCCCTGCCTCCCTGGAACTTGCTCCTGTCTCCGTCGTGAGAAGAACTATGATGATAATTTATGCCTCAGACACATAGGATCAGAAGCAAAGTGCGCTGAGCCAGTTTTTGAATGCAATGTCCTGTGTCAGTGCAGCGACCACTGCAGGAACAGAGTGGTCCAGCGGGGTCTGCAGTTCCACCTCCAGGTGTTCAAGACAGATCGCAAAGGCTGGGGACTTCGTACCTTGGACTTTATACCAAAAGGACGGTTTGTCTGTGAATATGCTGGCGAGGTTTTAGGATTCCCAGAAGTACAGAGAAGAATTCAGTTACAAACAATACACGATTCGAATTACATTATAGCCGTCAGGGAGCATGTTTATAATGGGCAGGTAATGGAAACGTTCATTGATCCTACCTCTATAGGAAATATTGGAAGATTCCTTAACCATTCTTGTGAGCCAAACCTATTGATGATTCCTGTCCGAGTCAACTCGATGGTACCAAAGTTGGCACTTTTTGCAGCCAAAGACATTGTGCCAGAAGAAGAACTCTCTTATGACTATTCAGGAAGATTTCTTAATCTGCTGGATAGTGAAGACAAAGAAAGGTTGGATAatgggaaattaaggaaaccttGTTATTGTGGTGCTGAATCATGTGCTGCGTTCTTGCCTTATGACAGCTCACTGTACTGCCCCTCAGAAAAGCCAAACACGAGTGAGGAAGGAAAAGTAGAGCAGAAGCGTGTCTGGCCTCGCAGTGGACGAGAATGA